The region CTGGCGGCTGGCCTCGCAGACGCCTGCGGGATGGCCATTCGGTTGGGCGGGGGCCCGTACGGGGAGGGGACGCTGGAGGCCACGGCCGGGGGCCGCAGGGCCGGCCTGGAGCCCATCATGCCGGGCCCCTGGGCGGCGGACTGGGGGGGCATTTTGGTcatggtggaggagggggcgaGGGCGGAGGGGTGGCTGGCCGTCTGGCTGCCCATCTGGCTCCCCATCTGGCTCCCCATCTGGCTGCCCATCTGGCCGCCCATCTGGCTGCCCATCTGGTTGCCCATCTGGCTGCCCATCTGGCTGCCCGCGGTGTTGTAACCCTGGGCCGGGGCGGGAGAGGCGCCTGAGCCGCTGTTGAACAGACTGAGGATCTtggcctgcagctcctgctggtGGTTGGAGGGCACAGCTGCAGTGGAAGCGACGGCTGGGGGTAAGTGGGCTGCGTGTGTTGCGTGAGAAGTGAGGAcgttgtgtgcagtgtgtgcagtgtgtgcagcatgtgctgtgtgagcggtgtgtgcagcatgtgctgtgtgagcggtgtgtgcagcatgtgctgtgtgagcggtgtgtgcggtgtgcgcGGGGTGTGCGGTGTGCGCGGGGTGTGCGGGGTGTGTGGAGAGGGGCACGCTGGGAAGGGTCTGGGCGGGAGGAGGAGCTTCGAGGGCTGCTGgagctgcattgtgggatgctggaggacataagaacacagcacacagggtCAGTCTCTACAGTCTACAGCAGGGGGGTCGCACAGCTGACCATTTTCTGACAGCATAGAACTTTGATGCATTTATCTATAAAACTAGACGGCAGGAAAGCCTGAGCTCAACACAAATGAATAGCATTCATACAACACCAACACAAGCATgccaaaacacatgcacaaaaggCTTCAATCCTTGCAGTTATTCATCTTTCACTCAACCCCTCGGTTCTGGTATTTCACAGAATGCCGAGGTGAATTTGTACTGGATTATAGGCATGTAAGGGAGGGGGGACCCTGCAGACGTGGGCGGTACACACAGCTCGTCCAATCAGAGGCTGGTACCATGGAGCCTACCTGCATGCGGGTCACCGCTGCTTCTCACCAAACGCTCTCGCTTATCCCTCAGATACTCAATCAGCCCATCCAGCTCCTCCATTGTCAGGTACCTGCAGGGAGACCAAACGTCCGCAATTAACACCAAAACGTGAAGGAAAACAATCTCGCATCGAGCGGCTTGTGAAAGCTGAAGAGGCACGCTGGGATTAAACCGCAGGTGGAAGCAGAGCAGTGTCTAACCTGCCCTCCGACAGCAGGGTGATGGCGGGTTGTAGAGAGATCGGGTGGCCCTCCCTCTCGTGCTCCCTCATCAGCACGTCGTCCGCCATCTTGGCGGCCTTCCTGGCGATCTCCTCGCGCTCCTTGTCCCGGTGTTCCACCTTGAACAGGTCGTAGTTGTGGGCCACCAGGACCATCGCGTCCTGCATGGGCATGTTCCGATGTTCTGAAATGTCAAGGCCAAAGAATGATCGGGTGGACAAAAAGGAGAAGTTCAAGTTATCCTCGTCAAGTTCACCAAGAACGGGGACCTCTCAAAGAACGCAGCCTATTTGGCAAGAATCAGATGTAATCTCTGATCTCTGGTGTACATCACTATAAAACCCGAACGCAAACCCGCCCCTACCTTGGGGTGTTCCGAACAGGATGTTGACGGTGCAGGAGCGGTGCacctggtgctgctgggtgatgatgatggcgaAGGGCGTGCGTGCCCGGCCCACGTCCTCAAGGGCCTGCGTCAGGGACACCTCCGTgttcaggaagatcaggtccaCCACCATGCCCAGGTCCCGCACCTTCCTCCCCACCGTCTCTGCATACTCcctggagggggtggtggggaggtgTCAGATATTCACCAAAAATACTTTCTGCCATCTTTGACCAGGatatggtgaaataaatgatacaCTTCCAAGACCCTGTgcactcctctccccctccctccccgtaGTTACTGCTACAGTGATGTTCCACGCACGCTTCCCCTGGCTCGGGAATGTTGACAATCAAGCCAGGCACTGTTGCTCCTATTACCAGGTAAGGTTCCCTTCCACTGCAAGTCACCTTGGGTTTAGAGTGCAAGCTAAAGGAACGCAACGCGATGTTCTTGCGGTCGTCGGGCTAGCCCCCGATTCGTCGCGCCGGACGCCGAGCGGCGCCCGCGGACTCACTTCTGCTGCTTGTTGACCACGATGACGGAGCAGTCGACGGGTCGCTCCGAGTCGTAGCGCCGCTGCAGCTCCTCGTAGTACTGCCGGTACAGCTCGTTCCGCCGGCGCTCCTCCACCCTGGGCCGCTCCTCTGCGCACACAGACCGCGGCCGCGTTACATTGACATGGCAGACGCTCTTTATCCAAAGCCACGTACAATAAgagcatactgaaggtcattggaacaactacgaAACACTGGTGCGCTAAGGTGCAATTACTCATTTTGTAACGGCTACCCACAGTGAACATTacctctctgacctagcctatgccaagtcaaactaggaggcatgacaagctataacatcaagataacgatacaaagtacaatataagtgctggatggaggtacatgcaACATGAAAGTGGTACAAGgggtacatgtgtaacatgagtgatttaagtgataaaaatgatcccagattgggagtgccctgcagagtggtgatagttagtcccAAGTAgagtctgaagaggtgagtcatTCTATAGTCTGAAGACGAGTCATTCTTAAGTCTGAAGAGAAGAGTCTTTCAATAGTCTGAAGAGAAGAGTCTTTCtttagtctgaagagatgagtctttctTTAGTCTGAAGAGAAGAGTCTTTCTTTAGTCTGAAGAGAAGAGTCTTtctatagtctgaagagatgagtctttctatagtctgaagagatgagtctttctatagtctgaagagatgagtctttctatagtctgaagagatgagtcctTCTATAGTCTGACATGATGAGTCCTTCTGTAGTCTGAAGAGACGGCGCTTTCCGCTCAGTACAGTAGGGACCGCACAGTGAGTGGAACTGAGGCAGGGCAGGAGATTTCAGGCTTACCTTCAGGGTCTCGGCGGCCGTTCCAGGGTTCCCTGTAGCGGTCCGGGTAAGGTTCCTCCTTCTTGCGGTAATAATCGTCCACACGGTAGTACCGGTCGTAACTCTCGTCTCTACAGCCAAACAGAGGAGGAGCACATCAATGTCAGCACTGGGTGGCGGGCATCAAATACTCCAAAGGGGTCATTCAGACAAGGAACCAAAAGTTACCAATCTCACCAATACTCAATCTACAAGCAACTTCCAAAACTTTGACGGGAGTTGCCTTCCTTTGCGCCCTGCTTGTACCCCCTTATGGATATGGCATGCATAACAGGAAGTACGTTTCTGAAGTGTTTTTCAAATACGCTATTCAAAACTTTCAGACTAATTTTCAAAATCCCTTTCATAACATTGGGCAAAATAACCCGGCCCTGTCAAAACCATGCCTCACCTAAAGGCGGGGTCACCTCTGGGATCCTTCTCCCGGCCCTCGGGGCCTCGGTACCGATCGAAGTTCGGGTCTCGCGGCACGTGCTCGCGGGGGTGCCCACCCCTGGGCTCGCGGCTGGGCTCCCTAGTCTCGCGACTGGACTCCCTCATATCACGACCCGGCTCCCTCATGTCGCGGCCTGGCTCCCTCATGTCGCGACCCGGCTCCCTCATGTCGCGACTTGGCTCCCTCATGTCGCGGCCCGGCTCCCTCATGTCGCGACCTGGCTCCCTCATGTCGCGGCCGTCCCTGTGATCGCGGGACTCCCTGCCGTGCATGGGGGAGCGAGAGCGGGTCCGCGCGTCCCGCCCATCGCCATACCCGCCGTACGGGTTCCTAGAGAGGACACAAATCATCGTTAAAAGAAGAGAAAGTAGATTCAGCTGggacaccaaacaaaaaaaacggtcCGTCTTTCCTCAAATGTGTTGAATACAAACGATGGCTTACTTGTAGAAAACACGATAATCATCGCACAGGGACGAGAGGAACCAAGCAACGGAATACGCAGATTTCggagcaaacacacactcggtaaaatgaggcacaaaGAAAAATCCGTTGGGAGAGAAATCACAAGGTTGATTTCAGAAATCCCTCGATATGATCACGCCGAGTGAatgaaagttattttaaatCCACCATCGGGTTTGCAGTAGCTCGCCTTCAGTGGagcacacagcaccacagcagTTTCAGTCATGATCGGACGACTCTTCTCAAACTACAGGTCCCATAAAGCAGCTGGAGAGTGCATTCTCCCCACTTGAAAAGATGCAAACCTTTCCAGTTTCTTCTTGGGGGAAAACCAAACATTTCCCCGTTGCTCATGCATATGTCTATTTTACTTTACAATTTGAACGAAACTGGGCAACATTTTTTACGACcgaaaatttattttaaaagtttttttttttttttttttgagtacaACCAAATGTAAAATGACCGCGAAAGTGTACCTCCTTTGTCCTTGAAAAGGCATTTTATTTGTTCCGTGCACCCAAGAACAACTTCTCGGGGTGGAACAATTAGTGGTTCAATTTCCAGTTTGAGGTTTTATTAAAAACCATATTAATTGTTGGTCGGCACATGAGAACGCATTAaacacaaatttacattttttttttagatgacgCTTCAGACGTGCAGTAGATATCCAGTTCAAAAGTACCTCAACAAATGATTCCACATCACGCTTGTAAAAACCGCCAGATATCCATAGAGAACATTTTGGCACACGCAATGGGTTGAAGAACACACGGTTCggaagagtaaaaaaaataaaaaacattttccacacaTACAATTCCACACTTTATTACCTATTAACATTCCAAACACTTAAATTTGATAGCAGAATATTTGACGACGCAGTGAAGTGCATTTCATAATTACAAGCTATGTGAAGTTCTCGAAGTTTGAAGAGGCGATTCAAAACTCCGACAGCAAGAGTGGAGGAGGCAGAAAAGGTTGGTATGAAATACTTAAGACAAGGATACCACAGAtagacgtttttttttcctattttatttcAGCACTTTATAGCTTTTAGAACACGATGCACAAGCGAAAACCGAGATGCTCGTCTTGACCATGTTTATACTCGATGTCCTTGATGTTGAGAAATTACTGAAAATGTGGGTGAAATTCCAGTGCGCTCAGAAGATGCTTCTCGTGAAAAAGAACGGTTACCGGAGAAGTGGAAACGTCACTTCCTCACACTGTAGGCACTTAGTCGTTACATTACCTTCGTGGAGGGCTCTGCCGGGAATGAGCTTTACTCTGTCGCCGCTCCGCTGCCATATttacatctgaaaataaaccaatCCAAATGTTCAACTTAAtcaagaaactttttttttttcccaccaaatCCACGGTGGCATGGATTAACATTGCGCATTACTTTTCCTGCTtctaaaaaccaaaacaaattgCCCATAGTATACGCAGATGACATCAGATCGGATGGGTAGAAAAGAAGTCCTTTTAGGGAGATTTGGCATTGAGCAAGTATGTAGACCAGCTAAGGTAGCTTTATTCTGCAGGACTGTCAACAACTGCATAATTTTACAGCCTGTGCAAAATCCTGaaagagtcccccccccccaaagttcCTTACAGTCAGTCAATGACCAACTGAAATTTTTGACAATATCAATTCTTAAGAGGTGTAAATGTGCCAGAGACACCCCCTcccaattaattttatttaaaaaacagaacctTCTCTACCAGGAAAGGGATTgttgtacattaaaaaataatttcaaaacctTACATTTTTCAATCCCCTGTATTTTAACAGTCCACAGGCAGTTTGTGCATTTCAGATCAACAAATAAGTGTAATTGTAGGCCTcaatttaaaaactgcattttgaCATCAAGCAGGAAATCAATAAACCACACCGGTTTCCTGCATTACTACTGTGCTTGTATTGCATATATAGACAaaagttttgtaaatgaaagcagtaaATTATCTTCTGTGCTATGTGCATATTGCTTGGCATACGGTTGGGATAAGGTTGTAGGTATAGCAGTGTTAAGATGTGAACTGCCTAGTGGGATTTACTGTTGTCAATACAAAAGGTTGGTTTGAGTCAAGGctttctgtgccttcttggcgGTACCATACATTTGTATCCCTGAGACCAACGCTGATCTTCTCCACTCTTTATAAGACTTTTTTCCGAAGTGATTGTCATATAAAGTCATGTATTACACTTAGTCTAATAGCGTTGGAAAATGTCCTAAATACATAACAGTGGACCCATAAGGCTTTAGTTCGTCTTTCTTTAAAATTACCCAAAGGAAATGAAGGAATCGGTAGCCTGTTTGGACAGACTTGTAATGCAATGCTACTATTCAAGTGCATACAACTCCACTTTGGACCAAGAGTGGTTTTCCCACCTCTCATTCCAGGTATTAGCAATACAACAAATTGTTTCCCGTTCCTAATTTAGTGGGCTATGGCATCTCAGAAGCAATTCATATACTGGACATGTACAGCAAAAAAGGATGGTAAATCCACCAAGCACTTTCAACAACCTTTTCTTTGCTACTTTGGACACTGACAGCTGCATCTATGGTGTATGCCTTCTATATGCTGGTCAGCCTACATAAAAgattcaaatagtttttttcctaACTGCTTTCTGTGCCAAGATGTAA is a window of Anguilla anguilla isolate fAngAng1 chromosome 13, fAngAng1.pri, whole genome shotgun sequence DNA encoding:
- the ncoa5 gene encoding nuclear receptor coactivator 5 isoform X3, with protein sequence MAAERRQSKAHSRQSPPRRNPYGGYGDGRDARTRSRSPMHGRESRDHRDGRDMREPGRDMREPGRDMREPSRDMREPGRDMREPGRDMREPGRDMRESSRETREPSREPRGGHPREHVPRDPNFDRYRGPEGREKDPRGDPAFRDESYDRYYRVDDYYRKKEEPYPDRYREPWNGRRDPEEERPRVEERRRNELYRQYYEELQRRYDSERPVDCSVIVVNKQQKEYAETVGRKVRDLGMVVDLIFLNTEVSLTQALEDVGRARTPFAIIITQQHQVHRSCTVNILFGTPQEHRNMPMQDAMVLVAHNYDLFKVEHRDKEREEIARKAAKMADDVLMREHEREGHPISLQPAITLLSEGRYLTMEELDGLIEYLRDKRERLVRSSGDPHAASHNAAPAALEAPPPAQTLPSVPLSTHPAHPAHTAHPAHTAHTAHTAHAAHTAHTAHAAHTAHTAHAAHTAHTAHNVLTSHATHAAHLPPAVASTAAVPSNHQQELQAKILSLFNSGSGASPAPAQGYNTAGSQMGSQMGNQMGSQMGGQMGSQMGSQMGSQMGSQTASHPSALAPSSTMTKMPPQSAAQGPGMMGSRPALRPPAVASSVPSPYGPPPNRMAIPQASARPAASGAGINFDNPSVLKALDTLIQSGPSINHLVNPGSAPAPRPGQGISQPPPMAHYARHY
- the ncoa5 gene encoding nuclear receptor coactivator 5 isoform X4 is translated as MHGRESRDHRDGRDMREPGRDMREPGRDMREPSRDMREPGRDMREPGRDMREPGRDMRESSRETREPSREPRGGHPREHVPRDPNFDRYRGPEGREKDPRGDPAFRDESYDRYYRVDDYYRKKEEPYPDRYREPWNGRRDPEEERPRVEERRRNELYRQYYEELQRRYDSERPVDCSVIVVNKQQKEYAETVGRKVRDLGMVVDLIFLNTEVSLTQALEDVGRARTPFAIIITQQHQVHRSCTVNILFGTPQEHRNMPMQDAMVLVAHNYDLFKVEHRDKEREEIARKAAKMADDVLMREHEREGHPISLQPAITLLSEGRYLTMEELDGLIEYLRDKRERLVRSSGDPHAASHNAAPAALEAPPPAQTLPSVPLSTHPAHPAHTAHPAHTAHTAHTAHAAHTAHTAHAAHTAHTAHAAHTAHTAHNVLTSHATHAAHLPPAVASTAAVPSNHQQELQAKILSLFNSGSGASPAPAQGYNTAGSQMGSQMGNQMGSQMGGQMGSQMGSQMGSQMGSQTASHPSALAPSSTMTKMPPQSAAQGPGMMGSRPALRPPAVASSVPSPYGPPPNRMAIPQASARPAASGAGINFDNPSVLKALDTLIQSGPSINHLVNPGSAPAPRPGQGISQPPPMAHYARHY
- the ncoa5 gene encoding nuclear receptor coactivator 5 isoform X2 is translated as MSRRRSRSASPAHHTTNSNDPRDLERRIFVGNLPTTLMDRKDMEDLFSPYGKINDVNMAAERRQSKAHSRQSPPRRNPYGGYGDGRDARTRSRSPMHGRESRDHRDGRDMREPGRDMREPGRDMREPSRDMREPGRDMREPGRDMREPGRDMRESSRETREPSREPRGGHPREHVPRDPNFDRYRGPEGREKDPRGDPAFRDESYDRYYRVDDYYRKKEEPYPDRYREPWNGRRDPEEERPRVEERRRNELYRQYYEELQRRYDSERPVDCSVIVVNKQQKEYAETVGRKVRDLGMVVDLIFLNTEVSLTQALEDVGRARTPFAIIITQQHQVHRSCTVNILFGTPQEHRNMPMQDAMVLVAHNYDLFKVEHRDKEREEIARKAAKMADDVLMREHEREGHPISLQPAITLLSEGRYLTMEELDGLIEYLRDKRERLVRSSGDPHAASHNAAPAALEAPPPAQTLPSVPLSTHPAHPAHTAHPAHTAHTAHTAHAAHTAHTAHAAHTAHTAHAAHTAHTAHNVLTSHATHAAHLPPAVASTAAVPSNHQQELQAKILSLFNSGSGASPAPAQGYNTAGSQMGSQMGNQMGSQMGGQMGSQMGSQMGSQMGSQTASHPSALAPSSTMTKMPPQSAAQGPGMMGSRPALRPPAVASSVPSPYGPPPNRMAIPQASARPAASGAGINFDNPSVLKALDTLIQSGPSINHLVNPGSAPAPRPGQGISQPPPMAHYARHY
- the ncoa5 gene encoding nuclear receptor coactivator 5 isoform X1, yielding MSRRRSRSASPAHHTTNSNDPRDLERRIFVGNLPTTLMDRKDMEDLFSPYGKINALSMFRGYGFVQFERAEEAEAAKAGQNGRFYRGYKLDVNMAAERRQSKAHSRQSPPRRNPYGGYGDGRDARTRSRSPMHGRESRDHRDGRDMREPGRDMREPGRDMREPSRDMREPGRDMREPGRDMREPGRDMRESSRETREPSREPRGGHPREHVPRDPNFDRYRGPEGREKDPRGDPAFRDESYDRYYRVDDYYRKKEEPYPDRYREPWNGRRDPEEERPRVEERRRNELYRQYYEELQRRYDSERPVDCSVIVVNKQQKEYAETVGRKVRDLGMVVDLIFLNTEVSLTQALEDVGRARTPFAIIITQQHQVHRSCTVNILFGTPQEHRNMPMQDAMVLVAHNYDLFKVEHRDKEREEIARKAAKMADDVLMREHEREGHPISLQPAITLLSEGRYLTMEELDGLIEYLRDKRERLVRSSGDPHAASHNAAPAALEAPPPAQTLPSVPLSTHPAHPAHTAHPAHTAHTAHTAHAAHTAHTAHAAHTAHTAHAAHTAHTAHNVLTSHATHAAHLPPAVASTAAVPSNHQQELQAKILSLFNSGSGASPAPAQGYNTAGSQMGSQMGNQMGSQMGGQMGSQMGSQMGSQMGSQTASHPSALAPSSTMTKMPPQSAAQGPGMMGSRPALRPPAVASSVPSPYGPPPNRMAIPQASARPAASGAGINFDNPSVLKALDTLIQSGPSINHLVNPGSAPAPRPGQGISQPPPMAHYARHY